Proteins encoded by one window of Myxococcus guangdongensis:
- a CDS encoding amidohydrolase family protein, whose amino-acid sequence MEGRLLLKNCAVFRADGRVRRGMAVVVEGGVIRRVAPDAHVPVLPGDWEVACRGRLVAPGLVDSHSHLVNGQLLPPNGQFLLLPPRERLERMRRVARLVSTEDVEALTRFAAARALRDGVTLVVEHLACSDVAGGLAAQARAAESVGLRLVTSHATHSMDGATQADAWLDANADFARSHAKHRLVRGALGFHASYTCEDALLSRISRLSAELDVPTVFHLAENEDDLSTTYARHGQRVVPRLDSLGLLGPRAIAGYARALDSAEATRLEQTETFVSLAARGVRTLERGTDPMEAILLRLHLLGLGTGGHGTLQDELLAALVGVLRISRAGHLPDVDSTLAHLLVSGPAELCTRLFGLPSGTVEEGSLADLVVYDSIPAADPETGYSPYLIGQLARSPVAWTIVDGRVRVREGQLLGTDYVDLSLAATEALERVWSRARLGS is encoded by the coding sequence ATGGAAGGTCGCCTGCTGCTGAAGAACTGCGCTGTGTTCCGAGCGGACGGTCGGGTCCGCCGTGGCATGGCCGTGGTGGTCGAAGGTGGCGTCATCCGTCGCGTCGCTCCCGACGCCCACGTACCCGTGCTGCCGGGTGACTGGGAGGTCGCCTGTCGCGGGCGCCTCGTCGCTCCGGGCCTGGTCGACAGCCACTCGCACCTCGTCAACGGGCAGCTGTTGCCGCCCAATGGCCAGTTCCTCCTCCTGCCGCCTCGCGAGCGACTGGAGCGCATGCGCCGCGTGGCCCGCCTCGTTTCCACCGAGGACGTGGAGGCCCTCACGCGCTTCGCCGCCGCGCGCGCCCTGCGCGACGGCGTCACCCTCGTCGTCGAGCACCTGGCCTGCTCCGATGTCGCCGGAGGGCTCGCCGCCCAGGCCCGCGCCGCCGAGAGCGTCGGCCTGCGGCTCGTCACCAGTCACGCCACCCACAGCATGGACGGCGCCACCCAGGCCGATGCGTGGCTCGATGCCAACGCGGACTTCGCCCGCAGTCACGCGAAGCACCGCCTCGTGCGCGGCGCGCTCGGCTTCCACGCCTCGTACACCTGCGAGGACGCGCTCCTGTCGCGCATCTCCCGCCTGAGCGCGGAGCTCGACGTCCCCACCGTCTTCCACCTCGCCGAGAACGAGGACGACCTCAGCACCACCTACGCGCGACACGGTCAGCGCGTGGTGCCCCGGCTCGACTCGCTCGGACTGCTCGGCCCCCGCGCCATCGCCGGCTACGCCCGCGCCCTGGACAGCGCCGAGGCCACCCGCCTGGAGCAGACCGAGACCTTCGTCTCGCTCGCGGCCCGCGGCGTGCGCACCCTCGAGCGCGGCACGGACCCGATGGAGGCCATCCTCCTTCGCCTGCACCTGCTCGGCCTGGGCACCGGCGGCCATGGCACCCTGCAGGACGAGCTGCTCGCGGCCCTCGTCGGCGTGCTGCGCATCTCCCGCGCGGGTCACCTGCCCGACGTGGACAGCACGCTCGCGCACCTGCTCGTCAGCGGCCCCGCGGAGCTGTGCACGCGCCTGTTCGGTCTGCCCTCCGGCACCGTCGAAGAGGGCAGCCTCGCCGACCTCGTCGTCTACGACTCGATTCCGGCCGCGGACCCCGAGACGGGCTACTCGCCCTATCTCATCGGCCAGCTCGCCCGCTCTCCCGTCGCTTGGACCATCGTCGATGGCCGCGTCCGTGTGCGGGAGGGTCAGTTGCTCGGCACCGACTACGTGGACTTGTCCCTCGCCGCCACCGAGGCGCTCGAGCGCGTCTGGTCCCGCGCGCGACTGGGAAGCTGA